A genomic region of Arachis hypogaea cultivar Tifrunner chromosome 5, arahy.Tifrunner.gnm2.J5K5, whole genome shotgun sequence contains the following coding sequences:
- the LOC112801245 gene encoding uncharacterized protein isoform X3: MDEDNTLWTGSEDETDEEKDSKSHPDKEIRKARQQAKEHADLINADDSDELRSVWSDTDEEKTLWTGDEMDSDDDIPTEAYPNEKSDKYIDKLFEFDEMPKYRTISEMLKAEQEPEELSPGKQARKIAVENALKKLKKGPDGRYTNVWEVMSDLDILIGAFENVVSGPEYAELRQGGPKQLNMQFFKDIRARMRDPNYKFSPELKLRPKSKLVPRKKWQKAQARRRKAQKR; the protein is encoded by the coding sequence ATGGATGAAGATAACACTCTATGGACAGGAAGCGAAGATGAAACTGATGAAGAAAAGGACTCAAAGAGTCATCCTGATAAAGAGATTAGGAAGGCAAGACAGCAAGCTAAAGAACACGCAGATCTGATCAATGCCGATGACAGTGATGAGTTAAGAAGTGTTTGGTCTGACACCGATGAAGAGAAGACGCTGTGGACTGGTGATGAAATGGACAGTGATGATGACATTCCTACAGAAGCTTATCCAAATGAAAAAAGTGATAAGTACATAGATAAATTGTTTGAGTTTGATGAAATGCCGAAATATAGAACCATCTCAGAGATGTTGAAAGCCGAACAAGAACCGGAAGAGTTGTCACCAGGAAAGCAAGCTCGGAAGATTGCTGTTGAGAATGCTCTCAAGAAACTAAAGAAAGGTCCAGATGGGAGGTACACCAATGTATGGGAAGTAATGAGTGACTTGGACATTCTTATTGGAGCATTTGAGAATGTTGTTTCAGGTCCAGAGTATGCAGAGCTTCGACAAGGAGGGCCTAAACAATTGAATATGCAATTTTTCAAGGACATACGAGCACGTATGAGAGATCCAAATTACAAATTCTCACCTGAGTTGAAATTGAGACCAAAGAGTAAACTGGTTccaagaaaaaaatggcaaaaagcaCAGGCTAGAAGGAGAAAAGCACAAAAGAGGTAA
- the LOC112801246 gene encoding 2-hydroxyisoflavanone dehydratase, giving the protein MAAMTSISVAKADDEEVTIHIPNLVKVFKDGSIERLQSSPLVPPSTLGSVSSKDIVISSNPSISARLYLPTKLIHHHDAHKVPILVYFHGGAFFFESAFNERHHNYFNLFLSKAEADILVVSVDYRLAPEIPLPAAYHDCWQALKWVASTDSDPWILNHGDFQRVFLGGDSAGANLVHNVALRAGAEALPNGVKVLGAFLSQPYFLSTKPIGSEAVEGHEESPPYVVWGLVYPNAPGGLDNPLINPLAPEAPSLATLGCSKIIVCVAEKDSLRDRGVWYYQAVKNSGWHGHLELYEAEHEDHVFNIHTPESENALKLMKRLAHFILH; this is encoded by the coding sequence ATGGCTGCAATGACTTCTATTTCCGTAGCCAAGGCTGATGACGAAGAGGTTACCATTCATATCCCAAACCTTGTGAAGGTTTTCAAGGACGGGTCCATTGAGCGCCTCCAAAGCTCTCCACTTGTTCCACCTTCGACTCTTGGATCAGTTTCTTCCAAAGACATCGTCATCTCCAGCAACCCCTCCATCTCCGCGCGTCTATACCTTCCAACAAAGCTCATCCACCACCACGACGCCCACAAAGTCCCCATCTTGGTGTACTTCCACGGCGGAGCCTTCTTCTTTGAATCTGCCTTCAACGAGCGCCACCACAACTACTTCAACTTGTTCCTCTCCAAAGCAGAAGCAGACATCTTAGTTGTCTCTGTTGACTACAGGCTGGCACCGGAGATCCCTCTCCCCGCAGCATATCATGATTGCTGGCAAGCACTCAAATGGGTGGCTTCCACTGATTCTGATCCATGGATCCTCAACCATGGCGATTTCCAAAGAGTGTTCCTCGGCGGCGACAGTGCCGGTGCTAACCTTGTTCACAACGTTGCTTTGCGTGCTGGTGCTGAAGCTCTACCTAACGGGGTCAAAGTGTTGGGTGCTTTTCTCTCTCAGCCATACTTCTTGAGCACAAAACCCATCGGATCTGAAGCAGTGGAAGGGCACGAGGAGAGTCCACCGTATGTGGTGTGGGGTTTGGTGTATCCGAATGCGCCAGGCGGGTTGGATAACCCACTGATCAATCCCTTGGCCCCTGAGGCTCCCAGCTTGGCTACTCTTGGGTGCTCCAAGATAATAGTTTGCGTTGCTGAAAAGGATTCATTAAGGGACAGAGGGGTTTGGTACTATCAAGCTGTTAAGAACAGTGGGTGGCATGGTCATCTGGAACTCTACGAAGCTGAACACGAGGACCATGTTTTTAACATTCACACTCCCGAATCCGAAAATGCTTTGAAACTCATGAAACGCTTGGCTCACTTTATCCTTCACTGA
- the LOC112801245 gene encoding uncharacterized protein isoform X2, giving the protein MTFLSKTEPNRTANTSISNYMVDLDLFVLAIRTYARGGRKGYDLFSSRKPGSADFRKAWAKEMDEDNTLWTGSEDETDEEKDSKSHPDKEIRKARQQAKEHADLINADDSDELRSVWSDTDEEKTLWTGDEMDSDDDIPTEAYPNEKSDKYIDKLFEFDEMPKYRTISEMLKAEQEPEELSPGKQARKIAVENALKKLKKGPDGRYTNVWEVMSDLDILIGAFENVVSGPEYAELRQGGPKQLNMQFFKDIRARMRDPNYKFSPELKLRPKSKLVPRKKWQKAQARRRKAQKR; this is encoded by the exons ATGACCTTTCtctcaaaaaccgaaccaaaccgcaccgcgaacacctcTATTTCCAACTACATGGTAGACCTTGACTTGTTTGTTCTGG CAATTAGAACATATGCTCGAGGTGGACGCAAAGGTTATGATCTCTTTAGCAGCAGAAAACCAGGGAGTGCAGATTTCAGGAAAGCCTGGGCGAAGGAGATGGATGAAGATAACACTCTATGGACAGGAAGCGAAGATGAAACTGATGAAGAAAAGGACTCAAAGAGTCATCCTGATAAAGAGATTAGGAAGGCAAGACAGCAAGCTAAAGAACACGCAGATCTGATCAATGCCGATGACAGTGATGAGTTAAGAAGTGTTTGGTCTGACACCGATGAAGAGAAGACGCTGTGGACTGGTGATGAAATGGACAGTGATGATGACATTCCTACAGAAGCTTATCCAAATGAAAAAAGTGATAAGTACATAGATAAATTGTTTGAGTTTGATGAAATGCCGAAATATAGAACCATCTCAGAGATGTTGAAAGCCGAACAAGAACCGGAAGAGTTGTCACCAGGAAAGCAAGCTCGGAAGATTGCTGTTGAGAATGCTCTCAAGAAACTAAAGAAAGGTCCAGATGGGAGGTACACCAATGTATGGGAAGTAATGAGTGACTTGGACATTCTTATTGGAGCATTTGAGAATGTTGTTTCAGGTCCAGAGTATGCAGAGCTTCGACAAGGAGGGCCTAAACAATTGAATATGCAATTTTTCAAGGACATACGAGCACGTATGAGAGATCCAAATTACAAATTCTCACCTGAGTTGAAATTGAGACCAAAGAGTAAACTGGTTccaagaaaaaaatggcaaaaagcaCAGGCTAGAAGGAGAAAAGCACAAAAGAGGTAA
- the LOC112801245 gene encoding uncharacterized protein isoform X1 produces the protein MGWRSRSYTGLFLSVVRIAKSHSVPVSQKSKVFYYSAPGVLKGCFSNGYVMNFQAIRTYARGGRKGYDLFSSRKPGSADFRKAWAKEMDEDNTLWTGSEDETDEEKDSKSHPDKEIRKARQQAKEHADLINADDSDELRSVWSDTDEEKTLWTGDEMDSDDDIPTEAYPNEKSDKYIDKLFEFDEMPKYRTISEMLKAEQEPEELSPGKQARKIAVENALKKLKKGPDGRYTNVWEVMSDLDILIGAFENVVSGPEYAELRQGGPKQLNMQFFKDIRARMRDPNYKFSPELKLRPKSKLVPRKKWQKAQARRRKAQKR, from the exons ATGGGGTGGAGATCACGTTCCTACACTGGCCTCTTTCTGTCAGTAGTAAGGATTGCGAAGTCACATTCGGTGCCGGTCTCTCAAAA GTCCAAAGTATTTTATTATTCAGCTCCAGGTGTTTTAAAAGGTTGTTTTAGTAATGGTTATGTGATGAATTTTCAAG CAATTAGAACATATGCTCGAGGTGGACGCAAAGGTTATGATCTCTTTAGCAGCAGAAAACCAGGGAGTGCAGATTTCAGGAAAGCCTGGGCGAAGGAGATGGATGAAGATAACACTCTATGGACAGGAAGCGAAGATGAAACTGATGAAGAAAAGGACTCAAAGAGTCATCCTGATAAAGAGATTAGGAAGGCAAGACAGCAAGCTAAAGAACACGCAGATCTGATCAATGCCGATGACAGTGATGAGTTAAGAAGTGTTTGGTCTGACACCGATGAAGAGAAGACGCTGTGGACTGGTGATGAAATGGACAGTGATGATGACATTCCTACAGAAGCTTATCCAAATGAAAAAAGTGATAAGTACATAGATAAATTGTTTGAGTTTGATGAAATGCCGAAATATAGAACCATCTCAGAGATGTTGAAAGCCGAACAAGAACCGGAAGAGTTGTCACCAGGAAAGCAAGCTCGGAAGATTGCTGTTGAGAATGCTCTCAAGAAACTAAAGAAAGGTCCAGATGGGAGGTACACCAATGTATGGGAAGTAATGAGTGACTTGGACATTCTTATTGGAGCATTTGAGAATGTTGTTTCAGGTCCAGAGTATGCAGAGCTTCGACAAGGAGGGCCTAAACAATTGAATATGCAATTTTTCAAGGACATACGAGCACGTATGAGAGATCCAAATTACAAATTCTCACCTGAGTTGAAATTGAGACCAAAGAGTAAACTGGTTccaagaaaaaaatggcaaaaagcaCAGGCTAGAAGGAGAAAAGCACAAAAGAGGTAA